One genomic window of Deltaproteobacteria bacterium includes the following:
- a CDS encoding SpoIIE family protein phosphatase, protein MIRTRSLQQRLLFFLLLPVTLLLVAMGIVGFLYARNILFAEWQEAAILKLQRAAHDVDMRLDRPRELLDLFHKTGGIPDNSAIQSWILEQLQGLEGVARVALTTEGSQSHMTSGSAQGSQWRMSRRGRMTGKESDTLPSASEKETRGKWPMMMRFHRGWVKEITPPRFDSLVQHETVSIISELSDSRDRLVGKLEVTVRFDYLVKNVVTAGWWQSNQAFLVDDTGRVLMCTDHTRKFLGENKSLLELATLSAMKEKSWGTVFGKGHPPDEVSGFYRLEKAPWSIVLIAPGDKILEPIVRFRTYYTLTGSVFILAILLLIRWVTRKPILSIKEVSEAADRIAHNDFSSLPSVRADDEVGQLIRNFNTMVVHLEERLRLKEALTLAMEVQQNLLPATAPQVKGVDIAGTSIYCDETGGDYYDFLEFSPLSNGRLGVTVGDVAGHGVSAALLMTTVRALLRSRVAQGGRLGQLVTDVNRLLALDTSASGNFMTLFFTAIDPENSELEWVRAGHEPALLYDPAADSFVELRGDGIALGIDEEWSFQENSYADWHTSQIILIGTDGIWETENSEGEMYGKARLRAIIRRHKESTAQELVQAIIDELSRFRGKSPQTDDITLVVLKKQ, encoded by the coding sequence TTGATCAGGACAAGAAGTTTGCAGCAGAGACTTCTATTTTTCCTGCTGCTGCCGGTAACATTGCTTCTGGTGGCAATGGGAATAGTGGGCTTTCTGTATGCCAGAAACATTCTGTTTGCAGAATGGCAGGAAGCTGCCATCCTCAAGCTGCAGCGGGCAGCGCATGATGTGGACATGCGTTTGGACCGTCCCAGGGAATTGCTCGATCTTTTCCATAAAACAGGCGGCATACCGGATAATAGTGCCATTCAGAGCTGGATCCTGGAACAGTTGCAAGGGCTCGAGGGAGTGGCCCGAGTTGCCCTGACCACAGAAGGAAGCCAGTCCCACATGACCTCGGGTTCTGCTCAAGGCAGCCAATGGAGAATGAGTCGCCGGGGACGTATGACGGGGAAGGAGTCAGATACCCTGCCGTCAGCTTCTGAGAAAGAGACTCGCGGGAAATGGCCAATGATGATGCGTTTTCACCGGGGCTGGGTAAAGGAGATAACCCCGCCACGCTTCGATTCTCTGGTGCAGCACGAAACCGTGTCGATCATTTCAGAGTTGAGCGACAGCAGGGATCGCCTGGTGGGAAAGCTCGAGGTGACTGTGCGTTTTGACTATCTGGTGAAGAATGTGGTGACCGCAGGCTGGTGGCAGAGTAATCAGGCGTTTCTGGTGGATGACACTGGCAGGGTGCTCATGTGTACTGACCACACTCGCAAGTTTCTCGGAGAGAACAAGAGTTTGTTAGAACTGGCGACCCTCAGCGCAATGAAAGAAAAATCCTGGGGCACTGTTTTCGGCAAAGGGCACCCTCCTGACGAGGTAAGCGGATTCTACAGACTGGAGAAAGCCCCATGGAGCATCGTCCTGATAGCTCCTGGGGACAAAATCCTTGAGCCCATAGTGCGCTTCAGAACCTACTATACCCTCACGGGCTCGGTTTTCATTCTGGCTATTCTATTGTTGATCCGCTGGGTAACGAGAAAGCCCATTCTTTCAATCAAAGAGGTATCTGAGGCGGCCGACAGAATAGCACATAATGATTTCAGCTCACTGCCCAGTGTCCGGGCAGATGACGAAGTAGGCCAGCTCATACGGAATTTCAATACCATGGTTGTTCATCTTGAGGAGCGGTTGCGCTTGAAGGAAGCACTTACTCTTGCCATGGAGGTGCAGCAGAATCTTCTGCCTGCTACAGCACCACAAGTAAAGGGTGTGGATATTGCGGGCACGAGCATCTATTGTGATGAAACAGGTGGAGACTACTATGATTTTCTGGAATTCTCGCCCCTAAGCAATGGCCGGCTGGGAGTAACTGTGGGCGATGTGGCAGGCCACGGCGTCTCAGCCGCTCTTCTCATGACCACGGTGAGGGCACTGTTGCGCAGCAGAGTGGCTCAGGGTGGCAGACTTGGGCAGCTGGTAACAGATGTTAACCGACTTCTTGCTCTCGATACTTCTGCCTCCGGGAATTTTATGACCCTGTTTTTTACAGCAATCGATCCAGAAAATTCTGAATTGGAGTGGGTGAGAGCTGGACATGAGCCGGCACTGTTGTATGATCCGGCTGCTGATTCATTTGTTGAGCTGCGAGGCGACGGCATTGCCCTGGGAATTGACGAGGAGTGGTCTTTTCAGGAGAACAGCTACGCTGACTGGCACACCTCTCAGATTATCCTGATTGGCACTGATGGCATCTGGGAAACAGAGAATTCGGAAGGTGAGATGTACGGCAAAGCGCGGCTGCGTGCAATCATCCGCAGACACAAAGAGAGCACTGCTCAGGAATTGGTGCAGGCCATCATCGACGAACTCTCTCGTTTTCGGGGAAAATCCCCACAAACAGATGATATTACCCTGGTTGTCCTCAAGAAACAGTAA
- a CDS encoding protein kinase, with the protein MTKAHHNTLPIGAVLDDKWVILELIGRGGMGEVYRAYQLNLKRDIALKVISQEWLESLEDEPEEVDNALHRFRREVQAMAQIRHVNVVQVYDQGTLIIKMNDHDIPIEYIAMEYVPGADLRATMPEQGFYPDEEAVRNWLRNYFLPVIRGVRALHQAGIIHRDLKPHNVLLDGTTPKIVDLGLARSCKLEPVTRSMDVKGTPPYMSPEQFYDFGRVDERADIYALGKILYEAVDGKIPHGATPFQKATLANTKTAFFEKLDRIIQKTTEPDKKLRIASAAELQEVILQLTGHTREVQPSSKKKPTGPRSRRSLLTLAVVLLFIAIGSILTFSLLTGGRKTGPPIGPSAPEANPGQETVLEEESKPGSLPPNASLAAEILEGKDGVKMRLIPAGKVELPAQLWLQAGTRREVDSFYLDETQVTNHQYVEFLNRHALPGLKVDGGVVRDDSGNIWMFLGEVLEGYEPIVFKDGKFRIKNSAHAACPVLRVTAYGAQAYVRFYGERLPTESEWLLALGKGSIDGGNPKKVSSEESRTMEMDMARMHEGMYGQGQAADQYRKPRLPFPFPVMLFKPNQYGIRGLNESVGEWAIRTWKGTSKQGKVSWQFVVLGGVPRATAAETTSPTIVPRHPWEAFEEVGFRGALSLTGQR; encoded by the coding sequence ATGACTAAGGCCCATCACAACACTTTGCCCATTGGAGCTGTGCTTGACGACAAGTGGGTGATCCTCGAGCTTATTGGCAGGGGCGGCATGGGCGAAGTGTATCGGGCATATCAACTAAATCTGAAGCGCGACATTGCCCTCAAGGTCATTTCTCAGGAGTGGCTGGAGTCTCTCGAAGACGAGCCCGAGGAAGTCGACAACGCCCTGCACCGCTTTCGGCGAGAAGTGCAGGCAATGGCACAGATTCGCCATGTGAACGTGGTGCAGGTATACGACCAGGGCACACTCATCATTAAAATGAATGATCATGATATCCCCATCGAATACATTGCCATGGAATACGTTCCCGGCGCAGACCTGCGCGCCACCATGCCCGAGCAAGGATTCTATCCCGACGAAGAGGCGGTAAGAAACTGGCTGCGAAACTACTTCCTGCCGGTTATCCGAGGGGTGCGGGCATTGCACCAGGCGGGCATAATTCACAGAGATTTGAAGCCGCACAATGTCCTGCTCGACGGCACAACTCCCAAAATCGTCGATCTCGGTCTAGCGCGCTCTTGCAAATTGGAGCCAGTGACCAGATCCATGGATGTGAAGGGTACACCACCCTATATGTCTCCAGAGCAATTTTACGATTTTGGCAGAGTGGACGAACGGGCAGACATCTATGCTCTTGGCAAAATTCTCTACGAAGCAGTAGACGGCAAAATTCCTCACGGCGCGACTCCCTTTCAGAAAGCAACGCTGGCAAATACCAAGACGGCCTTCTTTGAAAAACTGGACCGGATCATTCAGAAGACCACGGAACCAGACAAGAAACTGAGAATTGCCTCTGCCGCAGAACTGCAAGAGGTTATCCTGCAGTTAACTGGACACACCCGGGAAGTGCAGCCCTCGAGCAAGAAGAAGCCAACAGGACCACGAAGCCGGAGAAGCCTTCTGACCCTAGCAGTGGTTTTGTTGTTTATTGCCATCGGCAGCATATTGACTTTTTCACTGCTGACGGGAGGCCGAAAAACGGGCCCTCCTATTGGGCCTTCTGCTCCAGAGGCAAATCCTGGACAGGAAACAGTGCTTGAGGAGGAAAGCAAACCTGGTTCTCTGCCGCCAAATGCCTCTCTAGCTGCGGAAATACTCGAGGGAAAAGACGGCGTAAAAATGAGGTTGATACCAGCCGGCAAGGTAGAGCTCCCAGCACAACTCTGGCTGCAGGCAGGAACACGGCGGGAAGTCGACTCCTTCTATCTGGACGAAACGCAGGTAACGAACCACCAGTATGTTGAATTCCTCAACCGGCACGCATTGCCGGGCCTCAAAGTAGACGGAGGAGTAGTGCGGGATGACAGCGGCAACATCTGGATGTTTCTTGGTGAGGTGCTCGAGGGCTATGAACCCATTGTATTCAAAGACGGCAAGTTTCGCATCAAGAATTCAGCTCATGCTGCCTGTCCTGTTCTCCGAGTTACAGCTTATGGCGCCCAGGCCTACGTCAGGTTTTATGGGGAACGGCTACCTACAGAGAGCGAGTGGCTCCTGGCACTGGGGAAAGGATCAATAGATGGTGGAAACCCCAAAAAGGTTTCCTCTGAGGAAAGCAGAACAATGGAAATGGACATGGCCCGGATGCATGAAGGCATGTATGGCCAGGGGCAAGCAGCTGACCAGTACCGCAAGCCCCGGCTGCCCTTTCCTTTTCCGGTAATGCTTTTCAAACCAAATCAGTATGGCATTCGCGGCTTGAATGAGAGTGTAGGAGAGTGGGCTATTCGCACCTGGAAAGGCACCTCGAAACAAGGCAAAGTGTCCTGGCAATTTGTTGTTCTAGGAGGGGTTCCCAGGGCAACTGCTGCAGAGACAACCTCTCCCACAATAGTGCCGCGCCACCCATGGGAAGCATTCGAAGAGGTTGGCTTCCGCGGAGCCCTCAGCCTGACTGGACAGAGATGA